One genomic window of Sphingopyxis sp. OPL5 includes the following:
- a CDS encoding M16 family metallopeptidase: MSDLSALAPARFARSLMSACAALALLGAPPVALAQGSAPTAQVQPDSWLYEGSDIPRDTAWQFGTLPNGVRYAVRNNGVPPGQVSIRVRMDVGSMFETEQERGFAHLLEHLTFRGSEHIPDGEAKRIWQRFGVSFGSDSNAQTTPTQTAYQLDLPSATPATLDESMKLLAGMVREPLISDTAVAAERGVVQSELRESDGPQKRIADATNAHLFAGQLLGDRSPIGTYDSLAAARASTVKAFHDRWYRPDRAVVVMVGDGDPAEFARLIAKYYGDWKAGGPMPKQPDFGKPDPKAPAALQIVEANQPPALTLAMVRPWIKRIDTVENTRRLYLEFLAIALVNRRLENRARAGGSYLVATAEQQYVSRSADVTLAQIVPLGDWKAALADVRGVIADATQNPPSQADIDREANEIQAFLVKELQNARNEPGARLADDMVRAVDIGETVTSPQGQVDMFAAIRASATPKVMLDISKAIFSGPATRVVLTTPTAIPGGQPALLAALKAPAAIRDDRLTAADVNFKQLPPLGTPTPIVKTERLLGLRAERIELGNGVTALISDNKVEPGKVRVNVRFGTGNRSVAANEPNLLWTGDYALIASGIGPWGQNEIDALTNGRQIQLNFAIDDDAFELSAETKPDDLDDQLRLIAGKLATPRWDAAPVERLRIGFLTGYDLNDATPNAVLDRNLRGWLAADDKRWSPPDKAAIEALTPAAFRAFWEPRLASGPIEVQIFGDLSAIDYRKILSETLGALAPRPPILPAGGQQVAFAKHLAAPALAYHRGDKGQAAAMTAWPTSGGLAAPRDTRTLEVLAAIFNDRLFDRLRAEQGASYGPVVDSHWPTGFDSGGYLLVGSLLAPKDIDRFYTIAGDIAADLAANPVTADELARNAGPIREQVARASTGNVFWMYLLEGATTDPRVAAAALSMEQDIGAVTAADVQRLARLYLAPDKQWSLAILPTGMTLAEASALDAPAAAAAGGR, encoded by the coding sequence ATGTCCGATCTTTCAGCGCTGGCCCCCGCCCGCTTCGCCCGTTCCCTGATGTCCGCCTGCGCCGCGCTGGCATTGCTTGGCGCGCCGCCCGTCGCTTTGGCCCAAGGCAGCGCGCCGACCGCGCAGGTTCAGCCCGACAGCTGGCTGTACGAAGGCAGCGACATCCCGCGCGACACCGCGTGGCAGTTCGGCACGCTGCCCAACGGCGTGCGCTATGCGGTGCGCAACAATGGCGTGCCCCCGGGGCAGGTGTCGATCCGCGTCCGCATGGACGTCGGCTCGATGTTCGAAACCGAGCAGGAGCGCGGGTTTGCGCATCTTCTCGAACATCTGACCTTCCGCGGTTCCGAACATATTCCCGACGGCGAGGCCAAGCGCATTTGGCAGCGCTTCGGGGTGAGCTTCGGCAGCGATTCCAATGCCCAGACGACGCCGACGCAGACCGCCTATCAACTCGACCTGCCCAGCGCGACCCCGGCGACGCTCGACGAAAGCATGAAACTGCTCGCCGGCATGGTCCGCGAACCGCTGATTTCCGACACTGCGGTCGCCGCCGAGCGCGGTGTCGTGCAGTCCGAACTGCGCGAATCGGACGGGCCGCAAAAGCGGATCGCCGATGCGACCAACGCGCATCTGTTCGCCGGCCAACTGCTCGGCGACCGCTCGCCGATCGGCACCTATGACTCGCTTGCTGCGGCACGCGCGAGCACCGTCAAGGCCTTCCACGATCGCTGGTACCGCCCCGACCGCGCGGTGGTGGTGATGGTCGGTGACGGCGACCCCGCCGAATTCGCACGGCTGATCGCCAAATATTATGGCGACTGGAAAGCCGGCGGGCCGATGCCGAAACAGCCCGATTTCGGCAAACCCGACCCCAAAGCGCCCGCGGCACTGCAGATCGTCGAGGCGAACCAGCCCCCGGCGCTGACCCTCGCGATGGTCCGGCCATGGATCAAGCGGATCGACACGGTCGAGAACACCCGGCGGCTGTACCTCGAGTTCCTCGCCATCGCGCTGGTCAACCGGCGGCTCGAAAACCGCGCGCGCGCGGGCGGCAGCTACCTGGTCGCGACCGCCGAACAACAATATGTCAGCCGCAGCGCCGATGTGACGCTGGCGCAGATCGTGCCGCTCGGCGACTGGAAGGCGGCGCTCGCCGATGTCCGCGGCGTCATCGCCGATGCGACCCAGAACCCGCCGTCGCAGGCCGACATCGACCGCGAAGCGAACGAGATTCAGGCGTTCCTCGTCAAGGAATTGCAGAACGCGCGCAACGAACCCGGCGCTCGGCTCGCCGACGACATGGTGCGTGCCGTCGACATCGGCGAGACGGTGACCAGCCCGCAGGGACAGGTCGACATGTTCGCCGCGATCCGCGCCTCGGCAACTCCGAAGGTGATGCTCGACATCAGCAAGGCGATCTTCTCGGGTCCCGCGACGCGTGTCGTCCTGACCACCCCGACCGCCATCCCCGGCGGCCAGCCCGCGCTGCTCGCCGCATTGAAGGCGCCCGCGGCGATCCGCGACGACCGGCTGACCGCCGCCGACGTCAATTTCAAGCAATTGCCTCCGCTCGGTACGCCGACTCCGATCGTCAAGACCGAGCGGCTGCTCGGGCTGCGCGCCGAACGGATCGAACTCGGCAATGGCGTCACGGCGCTGATCTCGGACAACAAGGTCGAACCCGGCAAGGTGCGCGTCAACGTCCGGTTCGGCACCGGCAACCGCAGCGTCGCGGCGAACGAGCCGAACCTGCTGTGGACCGGCGACTATGCGCTGATCGCCAGCGGTATCGGTCCGTGGGGACAGAATGAGATCGACGCGCTGACCAACGGCCGCCAGATCCAGCTCAATTTCGCGATCGACGACGATGCGTTCGAACTGTCGGCGGAAACCAAGCCAGACGACCTCGACGACCAACTGCGGCTGATCGCCGGTAAGCTCGCGACTCCGCGCTGGGACGCGGCGCCGGTCGAACGGCTGCGCATCGGTTTCCTGACCGGATACGACCTTAACGACGCGACGCCCAACGCGGTGCTCGACCGCAATCTGCGTGGCTGGCTCGCCGCCGACGACAAGCGCTGGTCGCCGCCCGACAAGGCGGCGATCGAGGCGCTGACGCCCGCCGCTTTCCGCGCCTTCTGGGAACCGCGGCTCGCGAGCGGGCCGATCGAGGTCCAGATTTTCGGCGACCTGTCGGCGATCGACTATCGCAAGATCCTGTCCGAAACGCTCGGCGCGCTCGCACCGCGCCCGCCGATCCTGCCCGCCGGCGGCCAGCAGGTCGCCTTTGCCAAGCATCTTGCGGCGCCCGCGCTCGCCTATCATCGCGGCGACAAGGGGCAGGCGGCGGCGATGACCGCCTGGCCGACAAGCGGCGGCTTGGCCGCGCCGCGCGATACGCGCACGCTCGAGGTGCTCGCGGCGATCTTCAACGACCGGCTGTTCGACCGGCTGCGCGCCGAACAGGGGGCAAGCTATGGTCCCGTCGTCGACAGCCACTGGCCGACCGGTTTCGACAGCGGCGGTTATCTGCTCGTCGGCAGTCTGCTGGCGCCCAAGGATATCGACCGTTTCTATACGATCGCCGGGGATATCGCCGCCGACCTCGCCGCCAATCCGGTGACCGCCGACGAACTGGCGCGCAACGCCGGCCCGATCCGCGAGCAGGTGGCACGTGCGTCGACCGGCAACGTCTTCTGGATGTACCTGCTGGAGGGCGCGACAACCGACCCGCGCGTCGCCGCGGCGGCGCTGTCGATGGAACAGGATATCGGCGCGGTCACCGCCGCCGATGTCCAGCGGCTCGCACGGCTCTATCTGGCACCCGACAAGCAATGGTCGCTGGCGATCCTGCCAACGGGCATGACGCTGGCCGAGGCGTCGGCGCTCGATGCCCCGGCTGCCGCGGCCGCGGGCGGGCGCTAA
- a CDS encoding cation:proton antiporter, which translates to MVSETETSAIGNALVVLGAAGIVIPAFARFRLPPVIGFILVGLLVGPSGLGALAGDYPWLKHITIGSTEDIALFAEFGIILLLFSIGLELSFRRLWQLRKLVFGIGAAELLLGGVILGGALWLIGGYSTPAAFGLGIALALSSTALVLPIAGTKSAVGRASFSMLLFEDLAIVPIIFILGALAPNAAADNTEVLLTTLWQGAVVVAALAIGGWFLLPRIFAQAARAKDPELFLAASLLVVIVAALATATVGLSPIVGALLAGLMIAETEYHGEVEAITAPFKGLALGVFLISVGMGLNLMTIADQWPALIAAVVGVVAIKATVTAALLRFSGVARRGTATEVGLLMASPSETTLIVLATALQAQIISRDTAEFWQLVTAIGLTITPLLARVGHDISRRIEMRTGDAQTDDTPTGRTVVVGFGRVGRTVAELLREHQRPYIAVDADIDTVAAARRDGFLVRFADVARPGSLDKLGIESADAVVLTMDDPVQQLRMTKQMRQKYPRLPIISRARDADHAAALYRAGATDAVPETLESSLQLAEAVLIDLGVAMGPVIASIHDVRAKMRRDIMTKGDLDQEPRIRKLRPRPAARADDTA; encoded by the coding sequence ATGGTATCGGAAACAGAAACCTCCGCCATCGGCAATGCGCTGGTGGTCCTCGGTGCCGCGGGCATCGTCATCCCCGCGTTCGCGCGCTTTCGCCTACCCCCGGTGATCGGTTTCATCCTCGTCGGCCTGCTCGTCGGGCCGTCGGGGCTGGGGGCGCTGGCCGGCGACTATCCGTGGCTGAAACACATCACGATCGGATCGACCGAGGACATTGCGCTCTTCGCCGAGTTCGGCATCATCCTGCTGCTGTTCTCGATCGGGCTCGAGCTGTCGTTCCGCCGTTTATGGCAACTCCGCAAGCTGGTGTTCGGGATCGGCGCCGCCGAACTGCTGCTCGGCGGAGTGATCCTCGGCGGCGCGCTGTGGCTGATCGGCGGCTATTCGACCCCCGCCGCCTTCGGGCTCGGCATCGCGCTCGCGCTCTCGTCGACCGCGCTCGTGCTGCCGATCGCGGGTACAAAGTCGGCGGTCGGGCGCGCGTCCTTCTCGATGCTGTTGTTCGAGGATCTGGCGATCGTCCCGATCATCTTCATCCTCGGCGCGCTGGCGCCCAATGCCGCCGCCGACAACACCGAAGTGCTGCTGACCACCCTGTGGCAAGGCGCGGTGGTCGTCGCGGCGCTGGCGATCGGCGGCTGGTTCCTGTTGCCGCGCATCTTCGCGCAGGCGGCGCGCGCCAAGGACCCCGAACTCTTCCTCGCCGCCAGCCTGCTGGTCGTCATCGTCGCCGCGCTCGCGACCGCGACGGTCGGGCTGTCGCCGATCGTCGGCGCGCTGCTCGCCGGCCTGATGATCGCCGAGACCGAATATCATGGCGAGGTCGAGGCGATCACCGCGCCGTTCAAGGGCCTCGCGCTCGGGGTCTTCCTGATCAGCGTCGGCATGGGGCTCAACCTGATGACGATCGCCGACCAATGGCCGGCGCTGATCGCCGCGGTCGTTGGCGTCGTCGCGATCAAGGCGACCGTCACCGCCGCGCTGCTCCGCTTTTCGGGCGTCGCGCGGCGCGGCACCGCGACCGAGGTCGGCCTGCTGATGGCCAGCCCGTCCGAAACGACGCTGATCGTGCTCGCCACCGCGCTGCAGGCGCAGATCATCAGCCGCGACACCGCCGAATTCTGGCAGCTCGTCACCGCGATCGGCCTGACGATCACCCCCCTACTCGCCCGCGTCGGCCACGATATTTCGCGGCGGATCGAGATGCGAACCGGCGATGCCCAGACCGACGACACGCCGACGGGACGCACCGTCGTCGTCGGCTTCGGCCGCGTCGGGCGTACCGTCGCCGAACTGCTGCGCGAACATCAGCGCCCCTATATCGCGGTCGATGCCGATATCGACACCGTCGCGGCGGCGCGGCGCGACGGCTTCCTGGTCCGCTTCGCCGACGTCGCGCGTCCGGGCAGCCTCGACAAGCTGGGGATCGAAAGCGCCGACGCGGTCGTGCTGACGATGGACGATCCCGTCCAGCAGCTGCGCATGACGAAGCAGATGCGCCAGAAATATCCCAGGCTGCCGATCATATCGCGCGCCCGCGACGCCGATCATGCCGCCGCGCTCTATCGCGCTGGCGCGACCGATGCGGTCCCCGAAACGCTCGAAAGCTCGCTGCAACTCGCCGAAGCGGTGCTGATCGACCTCGGCGTCGCGATGGGGCCGGTGATCGCCTCGATCCACGACGTGCGCGCCAAGATGCGGCGCGACATCATGACCAAGGGCGACCTCGACCAGGAACCGCGAATCCGCAAGCTGCGCCCGCGCCCCGCCGCCCGCGCCGACGACACCGCCTAG
- a CDS encoding NADP-dependent isocitrate dehydrogenase: MGKIKVVNPVVELDGDEMTRIIWQWIRERLILPYLDIDLHYYDLSVEMRDETNDKITVDAANAIAKYGVGIKCATITPDEARVEEFKLKKMWKSPNGTIRNILGGVVFREPIVMKNVPRLVPGWTDPIVVGRHAFGDQYKATDFRVPGPGKLRLVFEGEDGTLIDEEVFQFPSAGVAMGMYNLDDSIRDFARASLNYGLARGWPVYLSTKNTILKAYDGRFKDLFEEVFNAEFKTQFDAAGIVYEHRLIDDMVASALKWSGKFVWACKNYDGDVQSDTVAQGFGSLGLMTSVLMTPDGQTVESEAAHGTVTRHYRMHQQGKATSTNPIASIFAWTGGLKHRGKLDNTPEVVQFAETLERVCVDTVESGKMTKDLALLIGPDQNWLTTEGFFEAVVENLEKKMSA; encoded by the coding sequence ATGGGCAAGATCAAGGTAGTGAACCCGGTCGTCGAACTCGACGGCGACGAAATGACCCGGATCATCTGGCAATGGATCCGTGAGCGCCTGATCCTTCCCTATCTCGACATCGACCTGCATTATTACGACCTCAGCGTCGAAATGCGCGACGAGACCAACGACAAGATCACCGTCGATGCTGCCAATGCGATCGCCAAATATGGCGTCGGCATCAAATGCGCGACGATCACCCCCGACGAAGCGCGCGTCGAGGAATTCAAGCTGAAGAAGATGTGGAAGTCGCCGAACGGCACGATCCGCAACATCCTCGGCGGCGTCGTCTTCCGCGAACCGATCGTGATGAAGAATGTCCCGCGTCTGGTTCCCGGCTGGACCGACCCGATCGTCGTCGGCCGCCATGCGTTTGGCGACCAGTATAAGGCAACCGACTTCCGCGTCCCCGGCCCCGGCAAGCTGCGCCTGGTGTTCGAAGGCGAGGATGGCACGCTGATCGACGAGGAAGTGTTCCAGTTCCCGTCGGCGGGCGTCGCGATGGGAATGTACAACCTCGACGATTCGATCCGCGACTTTGCACGCGCCAGCCTCAACTATGGCCTCGCGCGCGGCTGGCCGGTGTACCTCTCGACCAAGAACACGATCCTCAAAGCCTATGACGGCCGTTTCAAGGACCTGTTCGAAGAGGTGTTCAACGCCGAGTTCAAGACCCAGTTCGACGCCGCCGGCATCGTCTACGAACATCGCTTGATCGACGACATGGTCGCCTCGGCACTCAAATGGTCGGGCAAGTTCGTGTGGGCGTGCAAGAATTACGACGGCGACGTCCAGTCGGACACCGTCGCGCAAGGCTTTGGCTCGCTCGGGCTGATGACCAGCGTGCTGATGACCCCCGACGGCCAGACCGTCGAATCCGAAGCGGCGCACGGCACCGTCACCCGCCATTACCGCATGCACCAGCAGGGCAAGGCGACCTCGACCAACCCGATCGCGTCGATCTTCGCCTGGACCGGCGGGCTCAAGCATCGCGGCAAGCTCGACAACACCCCCGAAGTGGTCCAGTTCGCCGAGACGCTGGAACGCGTCTGCGTCGACACCGTCGAGAGCGGCAAGATGACCAAGGATCTGGCGCTGCTGATCGGTCCCGACCAGAACTGGCTGACCACCGAAGGCTTCTTCGAAGCCGTCGTCGAGAATCTCGAAAAGAAGATGAGCGCCTAA
- a CDS encoding phosphatidylserine decarboxylase translates to MSSSISSNRPGGGIKWHWPSIHPEGRKFVLIAAIVTLCFWLLGWEIAGWLMLGITAWVAAFFRDPVRVTPTGSDVVIAPADGLVTQIAEVAPPPEIAGADGIGDAPMLRVSIFMSVFDVHINRTPIAGTLRKIVYIPGKFLNADLDKASEENERQHFVVERGDGVRIGFTQIAGLVARRILPFVSMGQDVSTGQRIGLIRFGSRVDVYLPAGTTPQVLLGQRTLAGETVVARIGTADLLDGIGQ, encoded by the coding sequence ATGTCCTCATCCATATCCTCCAACCGCCCCGGTGGCGGTATCAAATGGCATTGGCCGTCGATCCATCCCGAGGGACGGAAATTCGTCCTGATCGCCGCCATCGTCACCCTGTGTTTCTGGTTGCTCGGCTGGGAAATCGCCGGCTGGCTGATGCTCGGCATCACCGCCTGGGTCGCGGCTTTCTTTCGCGACCCGGTGCGCGTCACCCCGACCGGCAGCGATGTGGTGATCGCGCCCGCCGACGGGTTGGTCACCCAGATCGCCGAAGTCGCGCCGCCGCCCGAGATCGCGGGCGCCGACGGCATCGGCGACGCGCCGATGCTGCGCGTCTCGATCTTCATGAGTGTCTTCGACGTCCATATCAATCGCACCCCGATCGCGGGGACGCTGCGCAAGATCGTCTATATCCCTGGAAAGTTCCTCAACGCCGACCTCGACAAGGCGAGCGAGGAGAATGAACGCCAGCATTTCGTCGTCGAGCGCGGCGACGGGGTACGCATCGGCTTTACCCAGATCGCCGGGCTGGTGGCGCGGCGCATCCTGCCGTTCGTCAGCATGGGGCAGGATGTCTCGACCGGCCAGCGGATCGGGCTGATCCGGTTCGGCAGCCGCGTCGACGTCTATCTGCCCGCGGGCACGACGCCGCAGGTCCTGCTCGGCCAGCGCACGCTGGCGGGCGAAACCGTCGTCGCGCGGATCGGCACCGCGGACCTCCTCGACGGCATCGGCCAATAA
- a CDS encoding CDP-alcohol phosphatidyltransferase family protein, which yields MAAGEEIPADAAGRRIGGISLRAFPPNAITVLALCFGLTGVRFAIGGQFEYAIGAVIFAGVLDGMDGRIARLLRAQSKFGAELDSLSDVIAFGVAPAMILFLWSLTDAPKFGWTAALALAVCCALRLARFNSRMDADFQPHKSAGFMTGIPAPAGAGLSFVPVYLWLVTGNELFRQWYLVMPWALGVAMLMISAIPTYGWSSFRLRRSWRLFALAGVGLFGAALVTAPWLTLLGVCAVYLALLPFGIASYARVRRRG from the coding sequence ATGGCGGCGGGCGAGGAGATTCCCGCGGACGCTGCCGGCCGTCGCATCGGCGGCATCAGCCTGCGCGCCTTTCCGCCCAACGCGATCACCGTGCTGGCGCTCTGTTTCGGGCTGACCGGGGTGCGGTTCGCGATCGGCGGGCAATTCGAATATGCGATCGGCGCGGTGATCTTTGCCGGGGTGCTCGACGGCATGGACGGCCGTATCGCCCGGTTGCTCCGCGCGCAGAGCAAGTTCGGGGCCGAGCTCGATTCGCTGTCCGACGTGATCGCCTTCGGCGTCGCGCCGGCGATGATCCTCTTCCTGTGGTCGCTCACCGATGCGCCGAAATTCGGCTGGACCGCGGCGCTCGCGCTCGCGGTGTGCTGTGCACTGCGCCTCGCACGTTTCAACTCGCGCATGGATGCCGATTTCCAGCCGCACAAATCGGCGGGTTTCATGACCGGTATCCCGGCGCCGGCCGGGGCCGGGCTGTCCTTTGTGCCGGTCTATCTGTGGCTGGTGACGGGTAACGAGCTGTTCCGCCAATGGTATCTGGTCATGCCCTGGGCGCTCGGGGTTGCGATGCTGATGATCTCGGCAATCCCGACCTACGGCTGGTCGTCCTTTCGCCTGCGCCGCTCGTGGCGGCTGTTCGCGCTGGCGGGCGTGGGCCTGTTCGGCGCGGCGCTGGTCACTGCACCCTGGCTGACATTGCTCGGGGTGTGCGCGGTCTATCTGGCGCTGCTGCCGTTCGGTATCGCCAGCTACGCCCGCGTCAGGCGGCGCGGCTGA
- the rpsB gene encoding 30S ribosomal protein S2 — MAAPVVTMQNLIEAGAHFGHQTHRWNPRMKPYIFGARNGIHILDLSQTVPLFARALEFVASSAASGGKVLFVGTKRQAQGPIADAARASGQHFVNHRWLGGMLTNWKTISNSIKRLKTLEEQLSGDTSGLTKKEVLNRTRERDKLEMSLGGIRDMGGIPDVMFVIDANKEELAIKEANVLGIPVVAILDSNVSPDGIAFPVPANDDAARAIRLYCDAIAQAATRGGQQARADRGEDLGAAVNPVAEPVLVEETAPVADEAPAADAAAPVTEDEQVSPEAAAETERQSDA; from the coding sequence ATGGCGGCCCCTGTCGTCACGATGCAGAATCTTATCGAAGCTGGCGCCCACTTCGGCCACCAGACCCACCGTTGGAACCCGCGCATGAAGCCGTATATCTTCGGCGCGCGCAACGGCATCCACATTCTCGACCTGTCGCAGACCGTGCCGCTCTTTGCGCGCGCTCTCGAATTCGTCGCCTCGTCGGCGGCTTCGGGTGGCAAGGTGTTGTTCGTCGGTACCAAGCGCCAGGCGCAGGGCCCGATCGCCGATGCGGCCCGCGCCTCGGGTCAGCATTTCGTCAACCACCGCTGGCTGGGCGGCATGCTCACCAACTGGAAGACGATCTCGAACTCGATCAAGCGCCTCAAGACGCTCGAAGAGCAGCTCTCGGGCGACACCTCGGGCCTGACCAAGAAGGAAGTGCTCAACCGCACCCGCGAACGCGACAAGCTGGAAATGTCGCTCGGCGGCATCCGCGACATGGGCGGCATTCCCGACGTGATGTTCGTGATCGACGCGAACAAGGAAGAGCTGGCGATCAAGGAAGCCAATGTCCTTGGCATCCCCGTCGTCGCGATCCTCGATTCGAACGTCTCGCCCGACGGCATCGCTTTCCCGGTTCCGGCGAACGATGACGCCGCGCGCGCCATCCGCCTGTACTGCGATGCGATCGCCCAGGCTGCGACCCGTGGCGGGCAGCAGGCCCGCGCCGATCGCGGCGAAGACCTTGGCGCCGCAGTGAACCCCGTCGCCGAACCCGTGCTCGTCGAAGAAACGGCTCCGGTCGCTGACGAAGCCCCGGCCGCCGATGCTGCCGCTCCGGTGACCGAAGACGAACAGGTCTCGCCCGAAGCAGCGGCCGAAACCGAACGCCAGAGCGACGCCTAA
- the tsf gene encoding translation elongation factor Ts: MAEITASLVKELRDRTGAGMMDCKKALAENGGDIEASIDWLRTKGLAAAAKKAGRVAAEGLVGVATDGTRGAMVEVNSETDFVAKNEQFQGFVRDVTQVALAGNLTDVDALGAAAYPAGGTVTEALTQNIATIGENQSLRRSAIMSVNSGVVTAYVHNAAAPGMGKIGVLVALESTAGADVLEPLGKQLAMHVAAANPLALNGDDLDAELVARERAIAEEKAAQSGKPADIVAKMVDGGIAKFRKENALLSQLFVMDGKTPVAEVVAAAGKDVGATITLKGFTRFQLGEGIEKEESDFAAEVAAVAGV; the protein is encoded by the coding sequence ATGGCTGAGATCACGGCCTCCCTCGTCAAGGAACTGCGCGACCGTACCGGCGCCGGCATGATGGATTGCAAGAAAGCGCTGGCCGAAAATGGCGGCGACATCGAAGCATCGATCGACTGGCTGCGCACCAAGGGCCTTGCCGCCGCCGCCAAGAAGGCCGGCCGCGTGGCCGCCGAAGGCCTGGTCGGCGTTGCCACCGATGGCACCCGCGGCGCGATGGTCGAAGTCAACAGCGAGACCGACTTCGTCGCCAAGAACGAGCAGTTCCAGGGCTTCGTCCGCGACGTGACCCAGGTCGCGCTTGCCGGTAACCTGACCGACGTCGATGCGCTCGGTGCCGCGGCCTATCCGGCCGGCGGCACCGTCACCGAGGCGCTGACCCAGAATATCGCGACGATCGGTGAAAACCAGTCGCTGCGCCGTTCGGCGATCATGTCGGTGAACTCGGGCGTCGTCACCGCCTATGTCCACAACGCCGCCGCGCCCGGCATGGGCAAGATCGGCGTGCTGGTCGCGCTCGAATCGACCGCCGGTGCCGACGTTCTCGAACCGCTCGGCAAGCAGCTGGCGATGCACGTCGCCGCCGCCAATCCGCTGGCGCTGAACGGCGACGATCTCGACGCCGAACTCGTCGCCCGCGAACGCGCGATCGCCGAGGAAAAGGCTGCCCAGTCGGGCAAGCCCGCTGACATCGTCGCCAAGATGGTCGACGGCGGCATCGCCAAGTTCCGCAAGGAAAATGCGCTGCTGTCGCAGCTGTTCGTGATGGACGGCAAGACCCCGGTCGCCGAAGTTGTCGCCGCCGCCGGCAAGGACGTCGGCGCGACGATCACGCTCAAGGGCTTCACGCGCTTCCAGCTCGGCGAAGGCATCGAGAAGGAAGAAAGCGATTTCGCGGCGGAAGTCGCGGCGGTCGCCGGCGTCTAA
- the pyrH gene encoding UMP kinase, translating to MALPGLKRILLKLSGEALMGPTPFGIDPETVAGMAAEVKAAKERGLEICLVIGGGNIFRGMAGAAKGMDRAQADYMGMLATVMNALAMQNALEQLGVETRVQSAIEMDKVCEPVIRRRAERHMEKGRVVIFAAGVGAPYFTTDSGAALRAAEMKCDALLKGTSVDGVYNADPKKDPNAVRYDTLGYDRVLADNLKVMDASAVALCRDNHIPIVVFNIREPGNLARVLAGEGVSTVVSDAAGHA from the coding sequence ATGGCATTGCCCGGCCTGAAACGCATTTTGCTCAAACTGTCGGGCGAGGCGCTGATGGGACCGACCCCCTTCGGCATCGACCCCGAAACGGTCGCGGGCATGGCCGCCGAGGTCAAGGCGGCGAAGGAGCGCGGGCTCGAAATCTGCCTCGTCATCGGCGGCGGCAACATTTTTCGCGGCATGGCGGGCGCCGCCAAGGGCATGGACCGTGCGCAGGCCGACTATATGGGCATGCTCGCCACCGTGATGAATGCGCTCGCGATGCAGAATGCGCTCGAGCAACTCGGCGTCGAAACGCGGGTCCAGTCGGCGATCGAGATGGACAAGGTTTGCGAGCCGGTGATCCGCCGCCGCGCCGAACGCCATATGGAAAAAGGCCGCGTCGTGATCTTCGCCGCCGGCGTCGGCGCCCCTTATTTCACCACCGACAGCGGCGCCGCGCTGCGCGCCGCCGAGATGAAGTGCGACGCGCTGCTCAAGGGCACCAGCGTCGACGGCGTCTATAACGCCGATCCCAAGAAGGATCCGAACGCGGTGCGGTACGACACGCTCGGTTACGACCGGGTGCTCGCCGACAATCTGAAGGTGATGGATGCCAGCGCGGTGGCGCTGTGCCGTGACAATCATATCCCGATCGTGGTGTTCAACATCCGCGAGCCGGGCAATCTGGCGCGGGTGCTGGCGGGCGAGGGTGTCTCGACCGTCGTCAGCGACGCGGCCGGCCACGCATAA